A single Epinephelus lanceolatus isolate andai-2023 chromosome 22, ASM4190304v1, whole genome shotgun sequence DNA region contains:
- the LOC117246467 gene encoding high affinity immunoglobulin gamma Fc receptor I-like, producing MSSENTVQVISNGSSYMCKFEDEESEPVKLKMEPQPKARLSRHFPSGGSVTLTCSVSPSSSSSSSSGWKYFWYRGNKTSEPLTTQDVVFLSNDTISVSQGGLYWCRGGRGDPLYYTEYSDPVVTNRAVVTLRPNWPEIYYLETITLTCEIEDGGDAEWKYEWTTPRSYRPEKQKENMMRNLLPSHNGDYRCVGTLKHEKSSTEWSDAFTLRVSDYKPEPVLTVSPLWLSPGASVTLNCSVKHPSAGWRFFWYKAVPKLSDNSYSYELIPGSINGTEQDSYIVDGQTHTAGYVCRAGRGDPVYYTLYSGPEFVWSGVDNIILVSPVHPVTEGDSVTLGCKFRTEHVHYIVDFYKNDRHIPNVTGRELTISAVSKSDEGFYKCKGKDSPQSRKRWTSPESWMSVKSAPRLEGSSSFPVLLIVGPVCGVLLILLLLLFLYLYRKSKDSCFMRSQSSSRGPATDHMINQDETQLKEYAPPLHDQ from the exons ATGTCTTCAGAAAACACAGTTCAAGTCATTTCAAATGGGAGCTCTTACATGTGTAAATTTGAGGACGAAGAATCTGAACCAGTAAAACTCAAAATGGAAC CACAACCAAAGGCCAGACTGAGCAGACACTTTCCATCAGGGGGCAGTGTGACACTGACCTGCTCTGTGagcccatcatcatcatcatcatcatcatctggttGGAAATACTTCTGGTACAGAGGCAATAAAACCTCTGAACCTCTGACCACACAAGATGTTGTCTTCCTCTCAAATGACACAATCAGTGTCTCACAGGGAGGACTCTACTggtgcagaggaggaagaggagatccACTTTACTACACAGAGTACAGTGATCCAGTCG TCACAAACAGAGCTGTTGTGACCCTGCGACCCAACTGGCCTGAGATATACTATCTGGAGACGATCACACTTACATGTGAAATTGAGGATGGAGGAGACGCTGAGTGGAAGTATGAGTGGACGACACCCCGCTCATACAGacctgaaaaacaaaaggaaaacatgatGAGAAATTTGTTGCCATCACACAACGGAGACTACAGGTGTGTGGGCACACTGAAACATGAAAAGTCTTCAACAGAGTGGAGTGATGCTTTCACATTGAGAGTATCTGATT ATAAACCTGAgcctgtcctcactgtgtctccaTTATGGCTGAGTCCTGGAGCCTCAGTAACTCTGAACTGCAGTGTTAAACATCCATCTGCAGGATGGAG GTTCTTCTGGTATAAGGCTGTTCCCAAACTGTCAGACAACTCCTACAGCTATGAGCTGATACCTGGCAGCATCAATGGGACTGAACAGGATTCCTACATTGttgatggacagacacacacagcaggatatGTGTGCAGAGCTGGAAGAGGAGATCCAGTGTATTATACTCTTTACAGTGGACCTGAGTTTGTCTGGTCTGGAG TCGATAATATTATCCTGGTGAGCCCTGTTCATCCTGTTACTGAGGGAGATTCTGTCACTCTTGGCTGCAAATTCAGGACAGAACACGTTCACTATATTGTGGATTTCTACAAAAATGACAGACACATCCCAAATGTTACTGGAAGGGAGCTGACTATCTCTGCAGTGTCAAAGTCAGATGAAGGCTTTTATAAATGTAAAGGAAAAGATTCACCACAAAGTCGGAAGAGATGGACGTCACCAGAGAGTTGGATGTCAGTAAAAT CAGCGCCCAGGCTTGAAGGAAGCTCTTCATTTCCTGTGCTGTTGATTGTTGGGCCGGTTTGTGGAGTTTTACTGATtcttctcctgctgctgtttctgtaTCTCTACAGAAAGTCAAAAG ATTCATGCTTTATGAG GTCTCAGAGCAGCAGTCGGGGCCCTGCTACAGACCACATGATCAACCAGGATGAAACTCAGCTCAAAGAATATGCTCCTCCTCTCCATG